CAGACCACGATCAACGCGCTGCTGTCCGCTGACGCGGACGCCATGGTCGGCGCGGAATGGGGCAAGCCCAGCCCGGACCGGATCGCGCAGCGCAACGGCTACCGGCATCGCGACCTGGACACCCGCGTCGGTATTATCGACGTCGCGATTCCAAAGCTCCGTTCGGGCACCTACTTCCCGGAATGGCTCCTCGAGCGCCGCAAACGCTCTGAGACCGCGCTGATCACCGTAATCGCGGACTGCTACCTCGCCGGCGTCTCGACCCGCCGGATGGACAAGCTCGTGAAGACCCTCGGGATCCACGGCTTGTCGAAGTCGCAGGTCTCGCGGATGGCGGCCGACCTCGACGAGCACGTCGACCAGTTCCGCCACCGTCCGCTCGGCGATGCCGGGCCATTCACGTTCGTCGCCGCCGACGCGCTGACCATGAAGGTCCGCGAAGGCGGCCGGGTGATCAACGCGGTGGTGCTGGTCGCGACCGGCGTCAACGCCGACGGGCGCCGCGAAGTCCTCGGACTTCGTGTCACAACCAGCGAGACCGCAGCGGCTTGGAACTCATTCTTCGCCGACCTCGTCGCCAGCGGCCTGAGCGGGGTCCGGCTGGTCACCAGCGACGCCCACGCCGGGCTGGTGGAAGCCATCGCCGCGAACCTGCCGGGCGCGGTCTGGCAGAGATGCCGCACCCACTACGCCGCCAACCTGATGTCCGTGACCCCGAAGAACATGTGGCCGGCCGTGAAAGCGATGCTGCACTCCGTCTACGACCAGCCCGACGCAGCTGCCGTAAACGCCCAGTTCGACCGGCTCCTGGACTACGTCAACGGCAAGCTCCCCGACGCGCACGAGCACCTCGACGCTGCTCGGACGGACATCCTCGCGTTCACCGGGTTCCCCGAAGGGCTCTGGCAGCAGATCTGGTCCAACAACCCAAACGAGAGATTGAACCGTGAGATCCGCCGCCGCACCGACAGCGTCGGGATCTTCCCCAACCGCGACGCCATCATCCGCCTCGTCGGCGCCGTCCTCGCCGAGCAGACGGACGAATGGGCAGAAGGGCGCCGCTACCTCGGCCTCGACATCCTCGCCAAGTCCCGCCTCACCCTCGTCACCGACACCGGAACCGAGGAGGTGAGCGACCCCGTCCTCGAGCTCAGCGCCTAACCGACACCAACAACTGAAGGATCACCAACAGCTACACCACGCCCCCGGGCTTGACCTCCCAGGCGCGGCAACTCCCAAAACCCCACGATATTGTGCACCCAGAGGGAGATGACTGCTGGCTGGTTACCTCATACCAGCGCGGATCTTTCGGCGATCGTGCTGAGATGACAATGAGGCCATTCAGCGACATCTCGTAGAAGTTGCCGGTCGTGAGTCGACAGTACGACGGCCGCTTGGGTAGCCCCGAGTGCCTCGGTGAGTTCGTCGACGAGCGCGATAGAGAGGTGGTTGGTGGGTTCGTCCAACAGCAGCACGTGCGGGCGTGCCGCGAGCACGAGCGCCAGATCGAGGCGTCGTTGTTGACCCATCGACAGCTCACCCACCCGTTTGCCCGCCTCGCGCGATCGCAGCAGACCAAGCCCCGACAGGCCGACCGCCTCAGATGATTGCAGGTTTCCTTGAGCGACGAGTTCGTCGATGTGCCGGGCATACACTTCGTTCGCACGCCGATCAGGCGGCAACACCGACTCCTGGCGCAGAAAGCCCAAGCGCGTGCCACGGGATGTTCGCACTGTTCCCGTGTTTGGCAACAGTTCGCCCGCCGCGATGCTTAAGAGCGTCGACTTCCCTGCCCCGTTCGGGCCAGTCACTACAAGCCTGCTGCGGTGCGAGAGTTCAAACGACACCGGCTGCGTTAACCGTTCGGCAAGGCTCACGTTGTCGACGTTCAGTAGCACTGCGCCCTTTCGTGTGGGCAGGTCTGGAAACTGGAACAGCTGCGGTGGTTCAGGCACCGTCACCGCGTGGGCTCTCAGTGCCTCCTGTCGTCGGTGCACGCTCTGCACCAGCCCGCCCGCACGCGTGGCGCGGCCATGCTTCGGTGACCCCTTCTCCGGTCGCCACCCCGACACCAGCCGATTCTGCGCAGCGCTGAGACTGTCCTGCAGTCGCGCTTGCTCCTGCTGCTGGCGCTCGTACTCCTGCTCCCACCGTTCCCGCTCGGCCAGGCGCCCTTCTCGGTACCCCGCATACCCGTTGCCGTAGATACGGGGGCGATCATCAGGTGTCGGATCGAGGTCAACAACCGTCTCCGCAATGTCAGAGAGTAGCGCGCGATCGTGGCTAACGATGACGACACCACCGTTGCGCGCGCGGAGTTGCGTGGTCAGGAATTCAAGCCCGCTGCGGTCGAGGTGATTGGTGGGCTCGTCCAGCAGTAAGAAATCATCTTCAGCCCCCAGCAGGCAGGCCAAGCGCACTCGATACCGTTGCCCTACCGAGAGATCGGCGAGCAATCGTGTCATGTCGGTTTCTGCGTCGAGTGCTTCGAGCGCGATCTGTACGCGGCGCTCGGCATCCCACGCGTTAAGTGCTTCAGCACCTTCCAATGCTGCGGCGTACTGCTCTGCGGCCTCGCTGCTCCCATCTGCGAGAGCGGCAGCGGCGGCGTCGAGTGCGGCCAGCGCTGCGAGCGGTTCAGCGATGGCCTCGGCGACGGCCTGCCCAACGGTGCGGTTGTCGGTGGAGTTCATTTCTTGTTCAGCGAGCCCAAGTGTGCCGATGCGCTGGATCGTGCCGCTGTCAGGAGGCAGCGTGCCAGCGAGCGCATGGAGAAGCGTGGTCTTTCCACGCCCGTTCTCGCCAACGATCGCCACACGAGACGAGGGAGTGACGACGAGATCGACATGGTTGAGCACCGGTGTTACGCCTCGCATGACGGAGAGGTCGGAGGCGGTGAGCTGCGCGCGATGGCGCGCCGGATGACGGTTGGTAGGGGTAAGCATTCAAATCCTTCAGAACAACGCACCACGGCAAGCCGAACAGCCAACGGGTACGCAAATGACGGCGACCCTCCATGGGGTCAGAACAAGCGGCCGCCGCAAGCTCGGAGTTACTCAACGAGCGCGGTAGGCCTGCTCAGCCATCACAAGAAGTACAAATGCATACCGTCAATTCTACCCCACACTCACACCGCACCAACGAATCGGGTGCCGATTGTGGCTTCGGAGGCTTGATCGGTCAGACTTGATCGCACTATCGGCGACGCTGTCGCGGTCCGTCGGAATCAGTTCAGGGCCGGCGCGGACACCTTTTCGCCGTCACGCCGTTCATTGAGTTCCTTTACACGAACGCGACTCAGGATCATCAGGCTAATGGGGCCAAACGCAATGAATTTCAGCGCATTCCACAGGCTGAGAAGGACAAGGAAAATCAGCCATGCTGAACCGCCACCAGCGGCCACAAATGAGCACCAAAACGCAAGGCCGAGGTATGGCAGGGCGAGGAGCACGGCCGGCACTCCCCACTTCAGCCCACGCCGACTCCGGATGCATCGGAGCGCGATGTTACTCGGCGCGTAGCGCTGCAGGAGCGAATAGATGAAGCTTGTCATCGCCAAGATTGGGTGAATCATGATGGGCCTCTCGTCACACGTCGTTCTCGGTCGAGGAAGCAGCGTGTGATCGAACGCCCAGGAGGGCCGCCCCGGAGGGCCCGCAGAGTTGAGAACCTGCTTCAGCCTCCAGGGTACGCCGACATTCCGATTAGCGAAAGGTGCGGTGTGACGTTCATACGTCCATCATCGACGCGGCCATGGGCGCACC
The sequence above is a segment of the Actinomycetaceae bacterium MB13-C1-2 genome. Coding sequences within it:
- a CDS encoding IS256 family transposase, whose translation is MTALHIVDPASVLAEALTDASPDLMRSLLQTTINALLSADADAMVGAEWGKPSPDRIAQRNGYRHRDLDTRVGIIDVAIPKLRSGTYFPEWLLERRKRSETALITVIADCYLAGVSTRRMDKLVKTLGIHGLSKSQVSRMAADLDEHVDQFRHRPLGDAGPFTFVAADALTMKVREGGRVINAVVLVATGVNADGRREVLGLRVTTSETAAAWNSFFADLVASGLSGVRLVTSDAHAGLVEAIAANLPGAVWQRCRTHYAANLMSVTPKNMWPAVKAMLHSVYDQPDAAAVNAQFDRLLDYVNGKLPDAHEHLDAARTDILAFTGFPEGLWQQIWSNNPNERLNREIRRRTDSVGIFPNRDAIIRLVGAVLAEQTDEWAEGRRYLGLDILAKSRLTLVTDTGTEEVSDPVLELSA
- a CDS encoding ABC-F family ATP-binding cassette domain-containing protein, which produces MLTPTNRHPARHRAQLTASDLSVMRGVTPVLNHVDLVVTPSSRVAIVGENGRGKTTLLHALAGTLPPDSGTIQRIGTLGLAEQEMNSTDNRTVGQAVAEAIAEPLAALAALDAAAAALADGSSEAAEQYAAALEGAEALNAWDAERRVQIALEALDAETDMTRLLADLSVGQRYRVRLACLLGAEDDFLLLDEPTNHLDRSGLEFLTTQLRARNGGVVIVSHDRALLSDIAETVVDLDPTPDDRPRIYGNGYAGYREGRLAERERWEQEYERQQQEQARLQDSLSAAQNRLVSGWRPEKGSPKHGRATRAGGLVQSVHRRQEALRAHAVTVPEPPQLFQFPDLPTRKGAVLLNVDNVSLAERLTQPVSFELSHRSRLVVTGPNGAGKSTLLSIAAGELLPNTGTVRTSRGTRLGFLRQESVLPPDRRANEVYARHIDELVAQGNLQSSEAVGLSGLGLLRSREAGKRVGELSMGQQRRLDLALVLAARPHVLLLDEPTNHLSIALVDELTEALGATQAAVVLSTHDRQLLRDVAEWPHCHLSTIAERSALV
- a CDS encoding sulfate permease — protein: MIHPILAMTSFIYSLLQRYAPSNIALRCIRSRRGLKWGVPAVLLALPYLGLAFWCSFVAAGGGSAWLIFLVLLSLWNALKFIAFGPISLMILSRVRVKELNERRDGEKVSAPALN